A stretch of DNA from Carya illinoinensis cultivar Pawnee chromosome 12, C.illinoinensisPawnee_v1, whole genome shotgun sequence:
atactatattaaataacgttagcttataaatttatttttatgaattattttttcataactAAAACAATTGTCATATcaaataaaaccattttttctCCTTAATAAAGTAGTTTCCACTTTCCACTCTTGatctatattttaattatgaaaaagtTAAGGATCTTACTGGGAGATCAGTCTTTATATTTAGgggattaagaaaatattatttaataatattatgatttaaaaaattaaaaaaatgatgtaaaaaaaatattttagcctAACAGGGCACTCCAGCTGTGGCTGTAGTCCCACcctttaactatatataaaaataaaaataaaaataaaaataaaacagtcCATATTGATTAAACGCACGTGAACAATGTCATAACTCATTTTGCTTCCCAAGTAATGGTCGGATGCTCCGACCAATAGTACGGCTTCTATCCCACGAGCAATCCAGAAATcgacaatataatatattatatttattttaatgaaaccGCGTTGATTTTCTGACCCTTCCCAACAAAGGTGGCCAGCCACAAAGATTTTAGATCcacttgtttgttttttattatttttggtcAACTAATTGTAAATATCTCTAACTTTTCCGGGAAACTTTCAAGTAAATCCACCggaaataacaacaaaaactCCAATCATTCCCTCAATTATTAACGACAAATCATATCTGTAATaataaagtgtataaatattatataattttttaataaataaataaataaatatcaaatctataaaaaaaataattatttaataataaattctatttttttaaaataattatacagcgtttatatatttcataattataaaaattctcaaaataccaaaataaccttttcaataaaaaatgaaaaaaaaaaactaaaaatttggtgcaaaatgttttcaaaaaggaaaaatttagttgtaagcataaatgtacactaatctaatgtgattagtcaaaaagtatattttattaaaaatagtactaatttaaattttgaatatgaatgaattaatattaGTATGCAGATTAATCTGTAACTTTATTTGTACGTAACAATACTCTTTTAAGAATAATTCTATGTGTAAGTAGGATGATAAGACTACATGTTCATGCAtatccttaaaaaaataaagatatacaattattattattattattattattattattattattattattattattaacttaaAACTaagtcttatatatattttttgaagataattatatattgtttatttcttttaatcttatttCTCGACAGCCAAGaggatattttatttgtaaaggTCTAGTAGCATTTTTAACTCGACAAGAAGATATTCTTATTTGTGAAAGTAAAGCGCACTTTTGCAAGCAACTTGGTGAGTGGGGAAGTGAATGAATCAATTAGCGATTTATGGAAAACATCTcggatattttaaaaataaaaatatccgttttttaaaatattgtttgattttggtcaataattattattatttaaacaattattttattctctaatctatatataaaatatacaattcatataatttaaatagtaaaatttaatttataaagttaaaattttttatttaaaattaaattatataatgtaaatatattattaaatatcccGCCCACATCCTATTTGTATAGATAAGTACAAAtgcacttatttttatttttattttcttttaactatttttcaaatatctttagatatttttaaaaaattaaaaaaatctatttattaataattattttattaaacgtACATTCCATTACAAAACCGATCCAAATCCAATCCTTATCTACCAAGTGGTATTTTAATTCTAGACCCGAATTATAATTCCGTTTACACAtcgtttgtttttttaatattttctcttcATCCTAATATCAcgttattaaataataaatttataagtaaaatataataaatattttttaattatttaatatcagatcataaaacaataaaaaattataaaaattgagataataaatagtattattatttttttaataaaaattattattattttaataaaaaatctaagTAGTTTATCTGTCTTtctttatctctttattttgttttggtatttgAGATCCAATTTATTGAATTTatctaaaaggaaaatgctactgTGTCGTCTGGACTGTACCGTTCAAATATATTGCtcgaaaaaaattatattttttatttaataattaagaaaatgattttaagtatattgattttttttatttaataattaaaaaaagataaaaaaaattgtggaaataaaattgaaagaaaacaaaaataaaggaacgGTAACTCTCAGCGGCACAGTAACCGCGTCCTTATCTgaaatttgtttgattttgacatatttaaattaaaagataataattttgtaataaaagggtataaaaattgaataatagtTGCTCAAAGCCATTTCTTTATTCACATACGTTGGTATTAAAGACCGGCAATTGCAACTTATTGTGTACCAAGTTACCAaccaaccaccaccaccttccattctctgtttttccacttcccgAACATGGCTCAGTCGGTGGAGCTCCCGAGTCGCCTCGCCATCCTTCCCTTCCGTAACAAGGTCCTCTTACCTGGCGCCATCATTCGAATTCGATGCACTTCACCCagcaggttctctctctctcgataatttatttttttcgaaTTTCTCCGCCGAATTCCGCTTGTGCTTGAAATATAGAGTTTGTGATATTATTTTCCGTCTGGATGCTGAGAAAATTGTTGCAAAATTGGATTCTTGATTATTCAagcttttccttttttaattggGAACTTGAGGAGCGTCCAGCTGCTGTAAGCTGAGTCTAACACGACTTATCGGCTTGGAgctcaatttcttttttaatgtttttggttcgttctttttttgtttggttttcctTGGAAACCAAACGGAGCTTATAGTTTTCCTTCCTTTTGTTTTTCGGGGGTAATTATGCGTTTACTTGCTAGGAAATTGttggaggagaaaagaaaacGTGATACTTTTACTAGAAATTTATAGTTTAATGAAGAATTTAATAATTGACCAATTTTTCTTAGATTTCTCACACCCTCTTTGCGATCGTGATCGTAGTGGAGGAACATATATGTATTCTTTCTGTTCAATATAAAGTGAAGTAAAATATGGTCTTAATAAATGTAGTGTGAAATTGGTGGAGCAAGAGCTGTGGCAGCGGGAAGAGAAGGGATTAATTGGCATTCTTCCAGTTCGCGATACTGCCGAGACGACAACAGCAATAGGCCCTGTGGTATCTCAAGGTGATCTTTTGACCCATCGACTCTTGGGCACCTATGTGTTTATTGCTTGCTTGATGGCAGAGAAAATTATGTTCCTTTTTTAAATAGGTGTAGGAAGTGATTCTGGTGAAAGAAGCTCGAGAGTTCACGTTGGTGCATCTGATTCTCACAGCCTTGATGCcaaaaatcagcaggaaaataTTCATTGGCATAACAGGTTTTCTTCACTGTGGCATCTATAATGTGCTGTACTGGAAATTGTTTTGCCCGACTTAGATAATGTTGGGCGTTTGCACGAGCCAGAATGTGAACTCAGAATGGGTTGATATCTTATTTCTCAGGGGAGTTGCAGCTCGGGCTTTACATTTGTCAAGAGGAGTGGAGAAGCCAAGTGGGAGAGTCACATACATAGTCATCCTTGAAGGTTTGTGCAGATTCAGTGTTCAAGAACTTAGCACCAGAGGAACTTATTATACTGCACGGATTTCTCCTCTTGAAATGACCAAAGCTGGTAAGTTGTTTATGTTCCGCTTTTGTAAGTATGCTGAGGTAAAATAGATATATTATGGTTTATTGgttgtttctttttataatcttattttCCTGGTTTTGGTAATTTCAACTGTTTAATTcctttttttcaatattgtacTTGTTAAAAAAGGAAGTAGGCTAACAATGTATATCAAGTGACATACTAGCAGATATTGTCACGGTACTTCTCCCTTGTGGCTCTGAGCCGATAATGCCTCAGCCAAACCTAACCTGCTTCTGAATCTATTGTCAGAGGTCCTTACACgaaatatatattagaaaaggGGGTTTTTCAAAAACTTGTGGTTTTACATGAAGCAAATGGCATAGTGTAAAAGAGTATGTATCAATAGTATTAGAACCAATAAATTGGAATTACTGTCTAGGATGCTTGCTATGCATAATCATTGCTGTTTAATGTCTTGTTTTAGATTCTGACATGTGGTTTATGCTGTTGTTCCCAGTCACAAACTTCTTTAAGCTTCTGTTGAGATTACTACTGTTACGTTGTCTGCTAAAATGCTGAATTAATTTTGAATTCTGAAATCTGAACTAGAGATGGAGCAAGTGGAGCAAGATCCAGATTTCATGACATTGTCTCGTCAATTCAAAGCAGCTGCCACGGAGTTGATTTCTGTCCTTGAGCAggtaaaactttttattttacttcttGGGAAATTGATTTGAGAGTGAGATTTAAAATTCTTGTGAATTCTCTTCTGCAAACAGTTTTCTACAGATCTGgcaccttttttttaaaattatttatttatttttattactgtAACAATTCTCCTGCTTTTGGGAATATTTAAGATGTTTTTttgtacaaaatttttttattggaatCTTCTATATGGCGTCACGTTTTGGTGAGACTCCCTTTGCTTGTTTGAGTTTTGCTTATGGTGTCATTATTTTCATGGAATGATGATTGATTCAAAACTTCATCATCAtttcttgatttattgtttgttagactaatttatattttggttttccCAGATTTTTTCTGTtagtatttattgattttatgtgaCTACCCATGGGAAGGGCAGGCATTACTGTCTTTGGGGTTCCCCTATTAATGTGGAGGTCTGCTCTTTTCTCTTATGATTGATGCAAATTCTGAAAATTTGGATGTTGTCAGAAAAAGGACAAACATTGACAATGGAAAATCCTatttacatatgtatatatatacatttttatatAACGATGCGCATacattatatatttgtatatagaCTTTAGGAGCCCGAACTTAcaagatttccttgtatcttcTTGTCTTTCTAGATAGGTATCTCTCTTGTATACAACCTGTGTACTTGATGTAagcctttttatctttttaataaaacaccttgtttggatacaagaagtgtctcatctcatctcatcattacaattttcgtaaatttccacacaaaatataataaacaatacatttttttcaaatcccaaaacaataataatattaaaaattaatattcttacaatatttttttcaacttttaacttttatttcaactcatctcatctcaacttagtATCCAAACcgcattttatttataaataaaggaAGCAAATATTGGCTGTCTAGTTTTGCGATAGATGCTAGTAGAGCCAGATCTTTCTTGATTGATTTGGTTACTGGGATGTATGCAATAAGATTCCTTATTTCTCTCTCACTTGAAAAagtatcatcttcttctttcccatatgcatatttatgtttttattccATCTGTCAAAAACTCATGTTTATCTGCATATAGAAACAAAAAACAGGAGGAAAGACAAAAGTTCTTTTGGAGACAGTACCTGTTCACAAATTGGCAGATATCTTCGTTGCCAGCTTTGAGATAAGTTTTGAAGAGCAACTATCTATGTTGGATTCAGTTGACCTGAAAGTACGGCTTTCAAAAGCTACTGAATTAGTTGATAGTCATTTACAGGTAACTCTTACTTCATATGTGGTTTATATCTCATGCTTTTGCTTCCTGGTCACTTTGATGCTTCCTTCAGCTTTTATTTAGTCACGTGAATGTTTACTTTTGACAGTCAATACGCGTGGCAGAGAAGATAACACAGAAGGTTGAGGGACAGCTATCGAAATCACAGAAAGAATACCTTTTGCGTCAGCAGGTTAGCTTTGTTTAGAAATTATAGTTATTTTCTTGATGCATAACTGGTTTGGAAAGATTAGTTATAAACATTCATGAGATTGTGCTCCCCATCCTCCTTTTCTCCCTTATTTTGTGCCCTCAATTTTTAATGGGGGTTTGCTCCCAATGCTCATCTCCATAAAGGTCAAAGTACAATATTTTCATGTCAACTTATTTGGTTATGTGTGAAGGGCCTTTTCTGTCAAGTAGTTTTAGGAAAAATGATAGTCTTAAGAGTTTCCGTATCTCTTGAAGTGCACAACTCCAATGATCAGATGCATGCGTATCATAGTTAATTGAACCATTTGTCTCGTAgaataagaaaaagagaaatggaTTGGGAAAAATGAATCTTTCAATTCAATTTCTGTTCCATTTTTCATGGATCGGATAATTGATTACCTCTGCCTTGCTCAAATGGGAAAAAAACCGAATTGATTATGAGACTTGCTGATAGTTTCAAGTAGAGCACCAAGGCTTAGCTAAAAGGAAAGCAAGAGGATTTCAAGAAATTAGAACGTAAGCCATTTTTTATGGTTTAGTGAACCCCTACTCCCTTAATCAGAGTGCTTGACTGCACTTTCTGCTTGAATAAAGATTGCCATAGAGATGACTGGTACTGATGGGACAACTCTTTCGAAAAGAAACCAAGGGATTGCATCAGGAGAGGAAAGGGTTCAGGTGCAGGCATACAAGAAAGAGAAACCTTTTTTTTAAGCCTCAATTATCATTCATTCTCTGAACATTTATGTCTTGTCCAATGGCTTCCTTTGTGACCAAAGGATTAAACGTAGCTGCTCAAAGAGTTGGTGGTGATTTTACTATGAACTTTGATTTCTCTTTTCTGTTTGTCAAcaattttctttccatttggaTTCTACAGACACACCAGTAGATAATGTATTAAACTTATTCCCTTCGGTATGTTGCAACTTCacattcttaatttattttagtttagcttatttcattatattattattttttgtatttcttttgtagttgtggattaaaaaaatatttatatttatattttcgtaTCTTGAGCTGCGCTAATTATTCCTCTACCATGGCTACTTTATTTTAAACATATTCCAGATGAGAGCTATAAAAGAGGAGTTGGGTgacaatgatgatgatgaggatgacGTGGCTGCCTTGGAGAGGAAGATGCAAAGTGCAGGATTGCCTTCAAATATCTGGAAGCATGCACAGAGGGAGTTGAGGTATGATGCACTGATAAATGTTTATAAAGAGGGCTACGGTATTTAGATAGGGTCACAGGGAGCCAAATAATGTTATAGTGTGGCAATAAAAGTAGTTGATTCTTTTTAGACCATGGAGATTAGTAGAGatttgaataatgtgcattAAATCTCGAGCATTatcagtttttttaattttgtcaaaaaaaaaaaagaagaagaagagaaaaacccAAGGAAAACTTATCCgagtttttttataatctatggGAGAGGCGACAATTGGGATGGGAAGGCTGCCTTCTATTGTGTAGCAGACAATTGGTATGATAGAAAAATAGTTCAAGACTCGCTTATGTGGACATGTTTTCATTGCCTATAACAAATTAGAATGGTCTTACATTACAGCCTCTGCGAAAATATAAATCGTGATACCGGTGTTTGCTCAATTCTTGATGTTTTccaattttttctttatgtttaCTTACCATCTGCACTTTGATCAAGTGACACAGttctcatatttcaatttatagaACACATAAGTGTCAGGTTTtctttaatttccttcttcttcttcgtcatttgttttttttttttttttttttttttttcagaatgcttaaaaAGATGCAACCTCTGCAACCTGGATATAATAGTTCACGGGTTTACTTGGAGCTTCTCGCTGATCTGCCCTGGCAGAAGGCCAGTGAAGAACATGAGTTGGATCTGAAAGCTGCAAAACAACATCTTGATAGTGACCACTATGGTTTAGTCAAGGTCAAGCAACGGATTATTGAATATCTAGCTGTTCGCAAGGTCGATAATAATCAGTCTTCTAGCCATTATTGTTGGTTTTAAATTAAGTTGAATTTGATGTTTATTTGGAGcgaattcttttttaattacaGCTCAAACCAGATGCAAGAGGTCCAGTGTTGTGCTTCGTTGGCCCACCAGGCGTAGGGAAAACATCTTTGGCTTCATCTATTGCTGCTGCTTTGGGCAGAAAATTTGTACGCATATCCCTTGGTGGTGTTAAGGATGAGGCTGATATTAGAGGGCACAGGAGAACATACATTGGTAGCATGCCAGGGCGTCTTATTGAGGGTTTAAaggtaatatatatgtatgttgcTAATGTGTGTATTTTAATATAATGGTATCCCATACTTGTCACTACCTTTGATATACATGCTGTATCATATGCTCCCAATGGTTTGAGGAAATTGAATCTATGGCATTtggaaactttttcaaaaaaagaagaagaaatccctaccccacaaaaaataaaaaataaaaagaacagagagagagagagagagagagagagagagagagagagagagagagagagagagagagagagagagagagagagagagagagaaccaatATTTGCAGAGGTTCATCCTCCCTGCCTTTCCAAAGATATAATGCAGATGGTTTAGTTTGAGAAAGGcccaaattatatttatcatcatgCTTCGTAGTGAAAGCAGGAATGTGCAAAGTATACATAtagtttttcttattaatttggCAGTACAGATAAATATCCTCACACTCAACCTTGTTCATTCGTTGTAACCATTGTTAGctctaatttatatattgacttttAAGCCTTAAAATTTTATCCTCAGTTTAGAGGTTGTTGATGCATCCGGTCAATATCATATGCCTAGTCATACGGGCAAAAATTATGTGTGTAGCCATGTAAGCTTCCTGACTGCTCTATTTCTTTTGCGCTATCATGGAAGAAGGTTATCACATCCTTATTTACTTGCCATGGGATTACTGGGCCCCACAGAATAGCTTACCCCCTAGTTTGAGATTATTTTCTACAGAAACTGCTAAAGAGTGACATTGACTGTTCAGTTCTCTACCATCTGCAGATAGTTTGTTTAGCTTGTCCATAGTTGAAATTATCTGGTTGATTTTTGCAATGGTCTACTTTTATGTGAGACGAATTATCTGGGTCCAGATAGTTTAATGTGGTTAAGTAGATATTTCTTTGGATCATGTATGCTGTGCAGGGTGATGATTTTGGTCTTGTTTTTTGGTTCTTGTATTTTGTAAGTGCAACCTTAAAGTTGAGGTAAACTGAAATGTTTCTTGTTCATGTTGTGTTTTAGAGAGTAGCTGTTTGTAATCCAGTCATGCTGCTGGATGAGATTGACAAAACAGGGTCTGATGTGCGTGGGGATCCGGCTTCAGCTCTACTGGAGGTTCTTGAtccagaacaaaacaaaacattcaATGATCAGTATCCTATTTTCTTCACGATGTTTTTAGTGACACCTAGTTATGGATAActgggtatatttttgttgcACTCATCCAATTGATTAGCTACTCACTGAAGAAAAATGTTATCTTGCTTTCCAACCCTTTTTGCCAGATATTTTTAGTGGTTTTTGACTGCCATATGGTTTTTGACAATTTTGTTAAGCTTAGTATTGCCCAGTTACTAAGATTATGTTATGAATTGCAAAACAGTTTTGCACTAATGAGATGATTGACCAAGTTACTTATAATGTCTAACTAGATTAAACACAAATTCCACAGTGATGCATCATATGGAATCCATACATGTGCTGGAGGCATTGCCGCACCATAAAATTCCTATCAGTGTATGGTATTCACAATGATTCCTTGACAGAATGCCTATAGCTATTTAAATGTTCCATTTGACCTTTCAAAGGTGGTTTTTGTGGCAACCGCAAATAGGCTGCAGCCTGTACCTCCACCACTCTTAGACAGGATGGAAGTCATTGAGTTGCCTGGGTATACACCTGAAGAAAAGCTTAAAATAGCCATGAGACATTTAATTCCAAGAGTTCTGGAACAGCATGGGTTGAGTTCTGATTTCCTTCAAATTCCAGAGGTAGTTAACTCTATGCATAAGGCTTTTATTGAGTAAGAATGTATATGAAATTAAATCACGTGATTATCACCTCTTATTTTAAACTGGAAAAGGCACCATGCTTTCATGCTTTGTAAGATAATATTGTGTACCAACATCATCTTATTCAGTCACTTTGCTTTGCAACAATTTACCATCATACTATACAGGATACATGATTAGCTTTTATTGTTGTAGGCCATGGTGAAACTTGTCATTCAGAGATATACCAGAGAGGCTGGTGTTAGAAATCTGGAAAGGAATTTGGCTGCCTTGGCTCGTGCAGCAGCTGTGAGAGTTGCGGAGCAGGAACAAACTGTCCCACTAAGCAAAGACGTGCACCAGCTTGCTTCACCACTGCTTGAAAACAGACTTGCTGAAGGAGGTGAAGTGGAGATGGAGATCATTCCAATGGCTGTAAATAATCATGAGATATCAAATGAATTTAGGATTGCGTCACCCTTGGTTGTGGATGAGGCTATCTTGGAAAAAGTACTTGGGGTAATGATCTTCTTAATGTCACTTTTTTTCTTCCTGGTGCATATTTTCTATTATCAGGATACTTTGTGTTTGGGGATAATTTAGATTTCTATGGTAATTATATTTTCAGTTTGCATCACAGTCAAACTGATCGTGCATTTTGCTGGACCAGTCAGCTGTGTGGATGGGTTTTTAAGTTCATATTGCTGCAATTTCACTGTGAAGTTGTTCTTGATAATGAGGCATCAATTTGAAGATCATAATACTTAAATGGATGTTTAGGTGACTCATTTTGGTGATATAACTTTTATTCTGTATTTTTACTTTAAGAAGTTATAAAAAGGTTTATGTTTGGAGGAGAACATTTATTGATGGACTAGAAGTTTATTTTGGGCGTTTAATGTTATTTATCTGTCCCCTCAATAGTGTGTTTGGCTTTCTAAAAACTAGTATATGTTATAATACCAATAAAAAGTACATGTATAACATTATTATTCCCTGCTATTTTGGGTCATGTCCTGCTGTGCAGCTTTGTTGAGGTAGGCTTGAGCTCATTATGCATATGATGTGGCCCAGAAGCTAGAGCAAAGAACAgtagaaaatacttttttttttttttttcccagttaCTTAGTAGCATTTGGGTTTATTTATGCAGCCTCCAAGGTTCGATGATAGAGAAGCAGCTGAACGGGTTTCAACTCCTGGGGTATCTGTTGGGCTTGTTTGGACTGCTTTTGGTGGAGAGGTCCAGTTTGTAGAGGCAACAGCTATGGTGGGAAAGGGTGAGATGCATCTCACAGGGCAACTTGGTGATGTTATAAAGGAATCGGCACAAATAGCATTAACATGGGTAATCTAATTCTGAGGTTTATTGTAATGTTTAGTTCCCAACCAGCCCTGAATTAACCAGTCTTGCCAGTGCCTCCTTAAGTGTGCTTTTGAATTGTTTTGATTGATTATTTATACATGTGAAATTTTCAAACTGATTTTACCAATCTATAATTATCTCCATAAGATGGTGATTTTTCATATAAGGTGTTGAAGAATCtcttaaatatcaatttcattcaCTGTAACTTTCAGAAATAAATTTTCTCATTGATTTCACAAAAGTCTTCCTTCTCTTTCAATCAGAAGAATATTGAATATTCTGTTTTCAGATTATTATGATCATCTTATTTAGAGAGATGAGCCAAAACTATTTCCCTGTAGTTTGAGTTTAATGGACGATTGGTAGTTTCCACTTGACTGCTTATTTCCTGAAGCTTCAGGGTTCCACACGTATGGCTGTTTCACTAAACTTGGTGACAACTTATACATATGGTCACCCGTCATCATTCCTTTTCTCACCATTGAGTGCTTTTCGTACCTGTATTTATTACTTGGCATTTTACACTTCTCCATCCACTCCTTGAGAAAAAatgtggaaaataaaaatatccctGGTTAACCCCCTTTCTCTAGTTGGGGACCAAACTTTCTGACTCGTTCTAATGCTTAAAATTAGCTGCTTCAGAGAATATTAACATTTTCCCTCATTTTTCTTAGGTAAAAACCAGGGCAATGGATCTTAAATTAGCAGCTTCTGAGGGAATTAATCTCCTGGAGGGGCGGGACATTCATATACATTTTCCTGCTGGGGCTGTGCCCAAGGATGGACCCTCAGCGGGTGTGACTCTGGTAACAGCACTGGTTTCACTTTTCAGTCAGAAAAGAGTGAGAGCAGATACAGCAATGACTGGAGAGATGACTTTAAGGGGTCTTGTGCTACCTGTTGGTGGTGCCAAGGATAAGG
This window harbors:
- the LOC122289458 gene encoding lon protease homolog 2, peroxisomal-like, whose translation is MAQSVELPSRLAILPFRNKVLLPGAIIRIRCTSPSSVKLVEQELWQREEKGLIGILPVRDTAETTTAIGPVVSQGVGSDSGERSSRVHVGASDSHSLDAKNQQENIHWHNRGVAARALHLSRGVEKPSGRVTYIVILEGLCRFSVQELSTRGTYYTARISPLEMTKAEMEQVEQDPDFMTLSRQFKAAATELISVLEQKQKTGGKTKVLLETVPVHKLADIFVASFEISFEEQLSMLDSVDLKVRLSKATELVDSHLQSIRVAEKITQKVEGQLSKSQKEYLLRQQMRAIKEELGDNDDDEDDVAALERKMQSAGLPSNIWKHAQRELRMLKKMQPLQPGYNSSRVYLELLADLPWQKASEEHELDLKAAKQHLDSDHYGLVKVKQRIIEYLAVRKLKPDARGPVLCFVGPPGVGKTSLASSIAAALGRKFVRISLGGVKDEADIRGHRRTYIGSMPGRLIEGLKRVAVCNPVMLLDEIDKTGSDVRGDPASALLEVLDPEQNKTFNDHYLNVPFDLSKVVFVATANRLQPVPPPLLDRMEVIELPGYTPEEKLKIAMRHLIPRVLEQHGLSSDFLQIPEAMVKLVIQRYTREAGVRNLERNLAALARAAAVRVAEQEQTVPLSKDVHQLASPLLENRLAEGGEVEMEIIPMAVNNHEISNEFRIASPLVVDEAILEKVLGPPRFDDREAAERVSTPGVSVGLVWTAFGGEVQFVEATAMVGKGEMHLTGQLGDVIKESAQIALTWVKTRAMDLKLAASEGINLLEGRDIHIHFPAGAVPKDGPSAGVTLVTALVSLFSQKRVRADTAMTGEMTLRGLVLPVGGAKDKILAAHRCGIKRVILPERNLKDLVEVPATVLGNLEILLAKRMEDVLEHAFEGGCPWRQHSKL